A genomic window from Carassius auratus strain Wakin chromosome 19, ASM336829v1, whole genome shotgun sequence includes:
- the utp23 gene encoding rRNA-processing protein UTP23 homolog translates to MKIKRQKHAKKTISFYKYNFCFREPFQILIDGTFCQAALKNKIQIKEQLPKYLMGEVQFCTTNCALKELETLAKDLYGAKLILQRFQIRKCKHVKDPVPASECLLSMLGETNPHHYFIATQDQELTKALKKIPGVPLLYIILNTMVLDKPSERSLKHVQAVQLGELVSPSQQSSIKALKEKEGLSKDSNDRRGKKRKRKSSNPNPLSCLKKKKKPMPQQPKKTDGEKKKRSRQRKRRPAEAKEAAVSSNPTTA, encoded by the exons ATGAAGATAAAACGTCAGAAGCACGCGAAGAAAACCATCAGTTTTTACAAGTATAACTTTTGCTTTAGGGAGCCTTTCCAGATATTAATTGATGGGACGTTTTGTCAAGCAGCGttaaagaataaaatacaaatcaaagaGCAACTGCCAAAGTATCTCATGGGAGAAGTGCAGTTCTGTACCACAAA CTGCGCACTTAAGGAACTCGAAACCCTTGCAAAAGACCTCTATGGAGCAAAACTAATCTTACAGAGATTTCAGATCAGGAAATGCAAACACGTGAAAGATCCAGTTCCTGCATCAGAGTGTTTGTTGTCGATGCTTGGGGAGACAAATCCACACCACTACTTCATTGCAACTCAG GATCAAGAGTTGACAAAGGCCCTGAAGAAGATCCCTGGGGTTCCTCTGCTCTACATTATCCTCAACACCATGGTGTTAGACAAGCCCTCTGAGCGCTCGCTGAAGCACGTTCAAGCAGTTCAGCTGGGTGAGTTGGTGAGCCCATCACAACAGTCTAGCATCAAGGCTCTGAAAGAGAAGGAGGGCCTCAGCAAAGACAGTAATGACAGGAGAGGCAAAAAACGTAAGAGGAAATCCAGCAATCCCAACCCACTGAGCTgcctgaagaaaaagaagaaacccATGCCTCAGCAGCCCAAAAAGACAGATGGAGAGAAGAAGAAGCGGAGTAGACAAAGGAAGCGACGGCCTGCTGAGGCAAAGGAAGCGGCAGTCAGCTCCAATCCCACAACTGCCTAG